A genomic segment from Roseofilum reptotaenium CS-1145 encodes:
- a CDS encoding DUF928 domain-containing protein, translating into MDFKRFPSPLRFLAVMLAPLLLTPGAIALEFPDTSGGGAPRGGSVGGGVRGSSTCIIPQNGLSLMALRPIEPDNYVGQTASDTPTMFFYVPKTEAELAEFVLIDRQGNDVYTEKLELSKDGGLVKVTMSLPEAIGDSTEYTWLFALICNPSDRTIDESIQGQIQHVTLDPTVMADLEEAQAQEDLLKQAEVLADAKIWYDSVAIAAQLRDLDTQPWESLLKSVGLDKLTQTPMLLLERITGNP; encoded by the coding sequence ATGGACTTTAAACGTTTTCCTTCCCCACTGAGATTTCTGGCCGTTATGCTCGCTCCTCTTCTTCTCACTCCAGGGGCGATCGCCCTAGAATTTCCTGACACCAGTGGAGGGGGCGCTCCCAGAGGAGGAAGTGTTGGGGGAGGAGTTAGAGGATCTTCGACTTGTATCATTCCTCAAAATGGACTCTCCTTAATGGCTCTAAGACCAATTGAACCCGACAATTATGTGGGGCAAACGGCTAGCGATACCCCCACCATGTTCTTTTATGTGCCCAAAACTGAAGCAGAATTGGCGGAATTTGTTTTAATTGATCGGCAAGGTAATGATGTCTATACGGAGAAATTAGAACTCTCCAAAGATGGAGGTTTAGTCAAGGTAACGATGAGTCTACCTGAAGCAATAGGCGATTCAACTGAATATACCTGGCTATTTGCCCTGATTTGTAATCCTAGCGATCGCACTATTGATGAATCCATTCAAGGACAGATTCAGCATGTTACCTTAGATCCAACGGTAATGGCTGATTTAGAAGAAGCCCAAGCTCAAGAAGACCTACTCAAACAAGCTGAAGTGCTGGCCGATGCAAAAATTTGGTACGATAGTGTAGCGATCGCTGCTCAATTAAGGGATCTCGATACCCAGCCTTGGGAAAGTCTCTTAAAATCCGTCGGCCTTGATAAGTTAAC